The Mesorhizobium sp. INR15 region CCATGGCCTTGCCCATTTGCGCGAGCGCGTCTTCCCCGAGGATTACGCCCGCACGCTGGCCGATTGGCGTGAGCGCTTCTGGGCATCGTGGGAAAAGATCGTTCCGCTCGGCTTCGACGACCGCTTCAAGAAGCTGTGGGAGTTTTACCTGCACTATTGCGAGGCTGGGTTCCGGGCCAGCTACATCGACGTGCGCCAGGTGATCTACAAGGCGTAGTGCGCGGCAAGTCCCCACGCCCGCATAGGCTTGGGGACTTGGTCGAGGAGCAAAGTCCGGGCAGCCCTCAGAGAAGAATGCGGTATTTCGCAAAACCCGCTTCGCCATCGCCCGCGGGTTCGATCTTCAGTGATTTGACGTCGGCTATGAAATCCTTTGCCTTGGCGCCGGTCTCGAACACGACGCTGGTTCCGGGCAGTGCGGCGAAAGACCAGTTGCCATCGGCGGACGGATTGATCGTACCCTGGCTGACGACATAGCGGACGATGACGTCCCGGTTGGTATCCGGCGCCTCATAGATGATCTTCGAGGCATTGATGTCGGGGAAATTGCCGCCGCCTCCAGCGCGGTAATTGTTGGTGGCAACGACGAATTTCATTTTGGGATCAATTGGTTTTCCATCGAACGTCAGATCCACGATGCGATTTGAACCGGCATTGGCCACCCCACCCTTGGCGTCATATTTCGGCGGCTGCGACAGGTCGATCTTGTAGGTGACGCCGTCGATGACGTCGAAATTGTAGGACGGAAACTCCGTGTTGATCAGCGGCTGGTCAGCTTTGCCCGGCTCGATCTTGTTGAAGATGCCGGCCGACATTTCCAGCCATTCCTTGACCTGCGCGCCGGTGATTTCGACCGCACGCACGGTGTTTGGATAGAGGTAGAGGTCGGCGACGTTCTTGATGGCGATATCGCCCACCGGCACGTCGGTGTAATAATCGGCGCCGTTGCGCCCACCCGCCTTGAAGGGAGCCGCCGCCGACAGCAGTGGCACATCCTTCCATTGCGTGCTCTTGAGGATATCTTTCAGGTACCAGGTCTGCGCCTGGCTGACGACCTGAACCGACGGATCGTCGGCGACCAGAGCGAAATAGGAATAGAGCGGCGCCGAGGTCTTGCCGACAGGGCGGCGTACATAGGCAAGGGTCGCCTGGTGATCCTGCTCGAGCGCGGCGATGATGCGATTGTCGTCCGGAACAGTCGGCTTGTTCTTGTTGTCGACACGCTCGAAAATCGGCCGCGCCTCGGATGTCGCCGAAATCACTTTCCATTTCGACCCGTCGCGCTCCAGCATCAAGTCGATCAGCCCCATATGCGAGCCCCAGAAGCCTCCCATGACGGCGGGTTTGCCTTGCAACGTGCCTTTCTGGGTGTCGACGGCTTCCAGAGACTGAAAATCCTTCTTGCCGGGGAAGACGAGGTGCTGGTGGCCGGTGAACACGGCATCGATGCCCTCGACGCCGGCGACGAAGAACGAGGCGTTCTCCATCATGTCGCCCTGCTTGGTGTCGATGCCGGAGTGCGAAAGCGCGATGACGATGTCGGCGCCTTCCTCCTTGATTTGCGGCACCCATGCCTTGGCGGCCTCGACAATGTCACGCGTCTTGACGTTGCCTTCGAGGTTCTTGAGGTCCCAGACCATGACCTGTGGCGGCACGAAGCCGATGATGCCGATCTTGATCGGTTGTTCGGCGCCTGACCCGTCCTTGATCTTCTTTTCGACAATGACGTAGGGCTTGAGATAGAGCTTGTCGTCGCGCGGGTTCGTGGCCAATTGCGTGCCGCGGATCAGGTTGGCGCAGACGAAGGGGAAATTGGCGCCGGCCAATACCTTGTCCAGGAAGGACAGGCCGTAGTTGAATTCGTGGTTGCCCAGCGTCGAGCATTCATAGCCGAGCAGGTTCATGGCCTTCATGATCGGATGAAGATCCCCCTCCTTCATGCCTTTTTCGTAGGCGATATAGTCGCCCATCGGGTTGCCCTGCAGCAGGTCGCCATTGTCGATCAGCATCGCGTTGGTGGCTTCCTTGCGCACCGCGTCAATCAGCGACGCCGTCCGTGACAGACCCATAGTGTCGTTCGCTTTGTCGGCGTAGTAATCGTAAGGCAGCACGTTCACATGGATGTCGGTCGTTTCCATGATCCTGAGGTGCGCCTGATTGGCCTGGGCTCGGGCGGAGAACGGGTGCAGCATGATCAGTGCCCCTGTGGCGGCCATCCCGGCTAGTAATGAACGACGGGAGACGGGTTGGAGCAGTTGCGACATTGTGTTCTCCTTCTTCAACGACGTGACAAGTCCTGCCCGGAGCGAACTTCGCGCTGAAACTCGTGGGAGTCCATTCAAGAAGTCGCGCGTCGGATTGCAGTCCCATCAGCAACAGATGACGCGCGGATGACTAACGTGGTGTCAGCTCTTGTCTTCGTCGCCTTGCGTGATCAGCCGCGCGCTGCGCTGGCCTGTCGCGTAGATCCATAGCCAGCTTAGTGAAACCGCCAGCCGGTTGCGGAATCCGATCAGGAAGTAGATGTGGGCAAGACCCCAGAGCCACCAGGCCGGCCAGCCGGTGAGCTTGATCCAGCCAAAATCGATCACGGCGGCGCGCTTGCCGATCGTCGCCAGGTCGCCCGCATGCTTGTAGTGGAACGGCCGGGCAGCCGTGCTACCGCCGAGCCTCGCCTTGATGGTCGCGGCAACATGCCGGCCTTCCTGCTTGGCCGAAGGTGCCACGCCAGGCACGGGCCGCCCGTCGGGCCGCATCACAAGGGCGGCGTCGCCGATGACAAAAATCTCCGGGCTGCCTGGCACGGTCAGGTCTGGTTCGACAAGCACCCTGCCCGCCCGATCCGCCTTCGCCGCCAGCCATTCGGCGGCAGGTGAAGCGGCGACGCCGGCGGCCCACAGGATGGTCCTGGCCGGCAGATGCGTCTCCCCAAAGACGACACTTTCAGCATCACAGCGCGTAACGGCGCGTCCAAGCTCGATCTTCACGCCAAGCCGCTCCAGGGCCTTGCTGGCATAGTCGGAGAGTTCTGGTGCGAAATTGGACAGGATGCGGCTGCCTGCCTCGATCAGCACCACGCGCGTCTGGCGTGTGTCGATGTTGCGGAACTCGCCACGCAACGTGTCATGCGCCAGTTCGGCGATGGTGCCGGCCAGTTCCACGCCGGTTGGGCCGCCACCAACGATTGCTATCGTCAACAGCGCCTGACGCCTGGCGGGATCGGTTTCGCGCTCCGCCTGTTCGAAGGCCAGCAGAATGCGCCGGCGAATGGTGGTTGCATCCTCCAGCGTCTTCAGCCCGGGTGCGAATGGCTCCCACTCATCATGGCCGAAATAGGCGTGGCGGGCGCCAGTGGCGAGCACCAGCGTGTCGTAGGCAATCGCGCTGCCATCGTCGAGCAGCACGCGCTTGCCAGCACGATCAACGCCAGTGACATTGCCAAGCAGCGTCGTGACATCCTTGCGCTTGCGCAGGAGATGACGGATCGGCCATGCGACCTCCGACGTTGCCAGCGCCGTGGTAGCCACCTGATACAAAAGTGGCTGGAAGAGATGATGATTGCGCTTGTCGATCATGGTCACGCGCACCGATGCACCGGCAAGCGCGCTGGTCAATTCGAGGCCCCCGAAACCCGCGCCGACGACGACGACATGATGGCTGGCTTCGTTCATCTCATTCACTCCTGACGAGTAAAATCACCTGGCCGTGATGTAGGTGCTTTTGTGCAGTGCAACAACACCTCCCCGGCATCTACCCGGGACTCGTCGCCGAATGTCGTGAATACACGTACCGCTTGCCGCAAGCAGGTATAGTTTGATCAAAATAGCGGGATAGGTGAAGCGTGGCTAACGACCATGACGAAGAAGGTCCGGCGCAGTATTCCTCGCCACCTTGTTTCATGCATGAACTCGCCCCCGAGTTTCGAGCGCCGCTATCCGACTGGACCGATGTAAGACGCTGGCGCAAGGCCGAGCGCGAACGCCTGATCGCCGCCCGCCTCGCTGTCTCAGCTGATGTACGAGCGGCCATGTCGCAGCGTATCGCCGAAGGTCTTGACGCCGTGATCGGCGACATCGCCGGACGCTTGGTCAGCCTTTATTGGCCGTTCCGTGGCGAGCCTGACCTGCGGCCATGGATGGCCTCCGTCAACGGGCGAGGCGGACGTACAGCGCTGCCGATTGTCATCGAGAAGGGCCAGCCGCTGATTTTTCGCGCCTACGCGCCAGGCGACCGGCTGGAAAAGGGGGTCTGGAACATTCCGATCCCAGCCGAGGGCGACCCGGTTCTTCCCGACATTGTCATCTCACCGATTGTCGGCATCGACCCCGGAAACTATCGCCTCGGCTATGGCGGCGGCTTTTTCGACCGCACGCTGGCGGCAATGCCATTCAAGCCGCTGGTCATCGGCGTTGGCTATGAATTGCAGCGCATCGCGACCATCTATCCGCAACCGCACGACATCCCGATGGACCGGCTCGTTACCGAGGCCTGACAGCGCTGCTGGAAAATGAGGCCAGTCGGATTTCCGTTTCGCAAATGTCACGTGACAAAAATCCGACTTGGTCGACAAATAGCATGATCCTTAAGGAGACCATGCCGCGCAAGACTGTTGCGACATGCGCCCCTGCCGGATCCAACAGTGTCCAGCCGGTCCTGGATTGACTGCTTCACAACGGATGACAAGATGATCGGACGAACCATAGCGGCTGCCCTTGCAATTGCGTTTTCCCTTTCGCCTTCGCAACCACAGCATCGTTTGCCGAGCGGCTACAAATGGGGCCGCTGCCTCCTCGTTGTTGACGGTCAGACTCGCATATCCGGAAAATGCTCCTATCAAATCGAGAAGGGCGGCGATTTTAATATCCAGGGGCCTCGACAGGTTTTCGCAGGTATCGACTATCCTGACACGCATAGTGGGGCTGGGGAAATGTCCCAGGATTACTGGGCAGTTTTATACAAGGACGGTGATCTTTGGGAGGGCTATGGGAATTCGGATATTCGCGAAACGCATGGTCAACCAGGAGATTGGGGAGACCTTCGGCGCGAAGGCGCATGCTATGTTGGAAAGGATGTCCGGGTGTGCCTTTGGCGTTAGGCCATCTCGGGCTTCAGGCCCATCGCCGTGCGGTCGACGATTTCGCGCAAGGCAAATGACGAATTGATCTTCGTCACATGCGGCATCGCCGACAGCCATTCCTTGTGGATGCGCTCATAGTCCACGAGATCCTTGGCCGCGATCCTGAGGATGTAATCGTATTCGCCCGACATCAGGTGGCACGACAGCACGTTGGGGCAGCGTTTGATCGCGGCCTCGAAGTCCGACAATGTCTTCTCGAATTGGCCTGACAGCGAAATGTGCACGATCGCGGTCATCTGGTGGCCAAGGGCTGCGTTGGACAGCCGGGCGTGGTAGCCTCGGACGGTGCCGGATTTTTCCAGATTGTCCAGCCGCCGCGAGCAGGCGGACTGCGACAGGCCAACTTTCTCCGCCAGCGCAGCATTCGGTATCCGTCCGTCTTTCTGCAGCGTCTCGAGAATAGCGATATCAATCCTGTCGAGCGGCATTCTTCGTGGATCCTGCGAAAACTGAGCAATTTGACGCAACGATTACCGAAACTAGGCCGGTCGCGCAAGCGCATTCGCAAACACTTGCGCACCGATTCGTGGTTCACTTCGACAATACAGGGAGTGAGCCCCAAAGGGCCGGATCAGGAGAAGAAAATGCGCGTTGGCTGCCCTCGGGAAATCAAGAACCATGAATACCGCGTCGGCCTCACGCCAGGCGCGGTCCGCGAATATGTCGCGCACGGCCACGAAGTGCTGGTCGAGACCGGGGCCGGTGCCGGCATTGGTGCCGACGACAACGCCTATCGCGCCGCCGGCGCCACGATCGCAAAGACGGCCGCCGATGTGTTCGCCAAGTCGGACATGATCGTCAAGGTCAAGGAGCCGCAGCCCAACGAATGGGTTCAGTTGCGCGACGGCCAGATTCTCTACACCTATCTTCATCTGGCTCCGGATCCGGAGCAGACCAAGGGCCTTCTGGCTTCCGGCGTTACGGCAATCGCTTACGAGACCGTGACCGACGACCGTGGCGGTCTGCCGCTGCTGGCGCCGATGTCTGAAGTTGCCGGCCGCCTGTCGATCCAGGCTGGCGCCACGGCACTGCAGAAGGCCAATGGCGGCCGTGGCGTGCTGCTCGGCGGCGTGCCGGGCGTGCTGCCGGGCAAAGTCACAGTGCTCGGCGGCGGTGTCGTCGGCCTGCATGCGGCGCGGATGGCGGTCGGCCTCGGCGCCGACGTCACCATCATCGATCGTTCCATCCCGCGGTTGCGCCAGCTTGACGACATTTTCAACGGCCGCGTCCACACCCGCTACTCGACGGTCGAAGCGCTGGAGGAAGAGTGCTTTTCCGCCGACATCATCGTCGGCGCCGTGCTGATCCCGGGCGCCGCCGCACCGAAGCTGGTTTCGCGCGAAATGCTGTCAGGCATGAAGAAGGGCGCGGTGCTGGTCGATGTCGCCATTGACCAGGGCGGCTGCTTTGAGACGTCGCACGCCACCACCCATGCCGACCCGACCTACGAGGTTGACGGCGTGATCCACTACTGCGTCGCCAACATGCCAGGCGCCGTGCCGGTCACCTCGGCCCATGCGCTCAACAATGCCACGCTCCACTACGGCCTGCAGCTTGCCGACAAGGGGCTGAAGGCATTGATCGATGACCATCACCTGCGCAATGGCCTAAATGTCCACAAAGGCAAGATCACCAACCGTGCCGTTGCCGAAGCGCTCGGTTACGAGTTGGTCGAGTCCAAGGCCGTTCTGGCCGCCTGATCTTAAGTCGACTAATATTCCTCCTGTCAGCCCGCCGGTTATTCCGGCGGGTTTTTTCTTGGAATGACGCCAATCTCGAAAGCCTTTTTTTCGAGCATTTTCCTATGCATATTAGCGAAACAAGATGTTCCCCGGCAGCACTTTGCCTGCCATTGTTGCATTTTTGCCATTCCTAAATTAGTCGACTCCCTGCTAGAGAAGCCTCGGGGTTGTTTTTATGGGGTATGGGCTATGTTCAATCGCGTATCTGCGAAATCTATTCTTCTTGGTGCTGTCTCGGCAGTGGCGCTGATATCGGTCGCGCATGCGGCTGACGTTGTGGCGCCGGTCCAAGGAACCGCCGGCTACAACTGGAGCGGACTCTATGTTGGTTTCGGCGGTGGTGCAGGTGGCGGGGTTCACGACCTGACCGCAGGTGGAACCTTTGCCCTTCCCTTCGGTCGCGACGGCGTTTTCGGTGAGCTCACTGTTGGTTACGACTATATGGTCAACGAGCGTTTCCTCGTCGGCGCTTACGCAGATGCCCGCTACGGCAACATCGGCTTCTCGCTTGACGTTCCCGGTGGATCCTTCAAGAGCGAAGCCGACTACGGTTTCGACGTCCTAGCCAGGGCGGGTTATCTCGTCACGCCACAGACGCTCGCCTATGTTCTTGGCGGCTACAGCCGTCAGCATTTCAAGATCAGCGCTACCGGCGTCGGGACATTCTATGATTGGAGCTCCAATGGCTATGTGCTTGGCCTTGGCATGGAGACAGTTGTTCACAACAACTGGACCCTGAAAGGTGAATACCGCTATTCCAAGTACGCCAGCAACGATCTGGGCTCCGGCGGCTTTATATCCACCGATCCGTCCTATCATACCTTCCATGTTGGATTGAATTACCGGCTGAATGGCGGAGCCACGGATGCAGGGTTCGAAACGCCGGCCTATAACTGGACCGGCTTCTATGTCGGTGGCGCTCTTGGCGCAGGTTCGACCAAAGATAAGTTTGGTAATTTCTTCGGCACTGGGTCCTTTAACGGCTTCGGTGGCGATGGTGTCCTTGGCGAACTCAGCGCCGGCTACGATCATGACTTCGGAAGCTGGGTTGCAGGTGTCATGGTTGACGGTCGGTATTCTGGCATAAGCTCAGAGGTCGGATCCGGGTTCGGCCTTGGTTTCAAGGTTAGTGCTGACTACGGCTTCGATGTACTCGGCAGGGTTGGCATGAAGGCCAGCGAATCGACGCTTGCCTACGTGCTCGGTGGCTACAGCTTGCAGCATATGAAGCTGGATGTACCGTCAGGTGGCGGTGGTGGCCCCCTACCTGACTGGAATTCCAGTGGTTATTCGGTCGGCGGCGGCATCGAGTCGGCGCTCACCGACAAGGTGGCAGTCAATCTCGAATATCGTTATTCACACTTTGCATCAAAGGATGTCGGTGGCGGCACCGAGATTACACCGTCGTTTCAGACCGTTCGTTTGGGCCTGAAATACAAGTTCAACTAAAAGCCCCTCCAGGCAAAAGTTTTCAGCCCGTCGGCAATGCCGGCGGGCTTTTTCTTTGCACATCTGCGATGTTCAGCTGAAGGCAACAAAAAAGCGGAGCCAAGGCCCCGCTTCCTCTGATGTCGAGATTTCCCGCCGGTTCATCCGCGGTCGGCAAATCGATCGACACGTATCTTCTAGCGCCGCAATGCGACGACAGTGCGACAAGTACCGGCGACGCGGTTTGGTCGCTTCAGGCCCGCTCGATGCGGCACTGATAGCAATTGTTGCGCGCCGAGCGGACGTGAACATAAGCGATATCATCCCGACCGAAGAGCGTTTCGGCTCGAGCTGCTATCTCGTCGGTTGGGATGACGCCGCCACTGCCGTAAACAATACGATCGTCGTTGCCGTAACCGCGCACGATGTAGTCGAAACTGCCGAGTATCTCGGGCAACCCCTCTGTCTCGGTGGCACGCTCGCACTCGTCAGCGTGCAAGAAAACTGGCCCGGTCTCGGCGTAGGGTTGGAGTTCGGGAAATGGCCGGTAGGCAAGGACAAGATAGCCATCGCCCGCGGCAACGTTCTTCAGGCAATGCCTGCAAGGCACGCCGTCGCCGTCGGAAATCTTGTGTTCAGGCGTCCGGCCATAGGCATCCGGGCCGCCGCGCTGCAGGGCTCTCACATTTTCTGTCGGCAAGGCTGTGAACTGGATGGTCATGGCGAAAGTCTCCGGTGTCGTTGACCGGAAACTATGCGCTCAACCTCAGGCCTCCCACCCGATTCCTGCCAACCCTATCCGGACCAGACCGGCATGCGCCGATCGGTCCCGATCCTGTTTGGCTACAGGTCGCGGATTGCAGCCTGATTTGGGTGATAGTAGCCGGCTAATAGACCGCCGC contains the following coding sequences:
- a CDS encoding bifunctional 2',3'-cyclic-nucleotide 2'-phosphodiesterase/3'-nucleotidase — encoded protein: MSQLLQPVSRRSLLAGMAATGALIMLHPFSARAQANQAHLRIMETTDIHVNVLPYDYYADKANDTMGLSRTASLIDAVRKEATNAMLIDNGDLLQGNPMGDYIAYEKGMKEGDLHPIMKAMNLLGYECSTLGNHEFNYGLSFLDKVLAGANFPFVCANLIRGTQLATNPRDDKLYLKPYVIVEKKIKDGSGAEQPIKIGIIGFVPPQVMVWDLKNLEGNVKTRDIVEAAKAWVPQIKEEGADIVIALSHSGIDTKQGDMMENASFFVAGVEGIDAVFTGHQHLVFPGKKDFQSLEAVDTQKGTLQGKPAVMGGFWGSHMGLIDLMLERDGSKWKVISATSEARPIFERVDNKNKPTVPDDNRIIAALEQDHQATLAYVRRPVGKTSAPLYSYFALVADDPSVQVVSQAQTWYLKDILKSTQWKDVPLLSAAAPFKAGGRNGADYYTDVPVGDIAIKNVADLYLYPNTVRAVEITGAQVKEWLEMSAGIFNKIEPGKADQPLINTEFPSYNFDVIDGVTYKIDLSQPPKYDAKGGVANAGSNRIVDLTFDGKPIDPKMKFVVATNNYRAGGGGNFPDINASKIIYEAPDTNRDVIVRYVVSQGTINPSADGNWSFAALPGTSVVFETGAKAKDFIADVKSLKIEPAGDGEAGFAKYRILL
- a CDS encoding NAD(P)/FAD-dependent oxidoreductase, whose protein sequence is MNEASHHVVVVGAGFGGLELTSALAGASVRVTMIDKRNHHLFQPLLYQVATTALATSEVAWPIRHLLRKRKDVTTLLGNVTGVDRAGKRVLLDDGSAIAYDTLVLATGARHAYFGHDEWEPFAPGLKTLEDATTIRRRILLAFEQAERETDPARRQALLTIAIVGGGPTGVELAGTIAELAHDTLRGEFRNIDTRQTRVVLIEAGSRILSNFAPELSDYASKALERLGVKIELGRAVTRCDAESVVFGETHLPARTILWAAGVAASPAAEWLAAKADRAGRVLVEPDLTVPGSPEIFVIGDAALVMRPDGRPVPGVAPSAKQEGRHVAATIKARLGGSTAARPFHYKHAGDLATIGKRAAVIDFGWIKLTGWPAWWLWGLAHIYFLIGFRNRLAVSLSWLWIYATGQRSARLITQGDEDKS
- a CDS encoding 5-formyltetrahydrofolate cyclo-ligase translates to MANDHDEEGPAQYSSPPCFMHELAPEFRAPLSDWTDVRRWRKAERERLIAARLAVSADVRAAMSQRIAEGLDAVIGDIAGRLVSLYWPFRGEPDLRPWMASVNGRGGRTALPIVIEKGQPLIFRAYAPGDRLEKGVWNIPIPAEGDPVLPDIVISPIVGIDPGNYRLGYGGGFFDRTLAAMPFKPLVIGVGYELQRIATIYPQPHDIPMDRLVTEA
- a CDS encoding Lrp/AsnC family transcriptional regulator, translating into MPLDRIDIAILETLQKDGRIPNAALAEKVGLSQSACSRRLDNLEKSGTVRGYHARLSNAALGHQMTAIVHISLSGQFEKTLSDFEAAIKRCPNVLSCHLMSGEYDYILRIAAKDLVDYERIHKEWLSAMPHVTKINSSFALREIVDRTAMGLKPEMA
- the ald gene encoding alanine dehydrogenase, whose protein sequence is MRVGCPREIKNHEYRVGLTPGAVREYVAHGHEVLVETGAGAGIGADDNAYRAAGATIAKTAADVFAKSDMIVKVKEPQPNEWVQLRDGQILYTYLHLAPDPEQTKGLLASGVTAIAYETVTDDRGGLPLLAPMSEVAGRLSIQAGATALQKANGGRGVLLGGVPGVLPGKVTVLGGGVVGLHAARMAVGLGADVTIIDRSIPRLRQLDDIFNGRVHTRYSTVEALEEECFSADIIVGAVLIPGAAAPKLVSREMLSGMKKGAVLVDVAIDQGGCFETSHATTHADPTYEVDGVIHYCVANMPGAVPVTSAHALNNATLHYGLQLADKGLKALIDDHHLRNGLNVHKGKITNRAVAEALGYELVESKAVLAA
- a CDS encoding outer membrane protein, which produces MFNRVSAKSILLGAVSAVALISVAHAADVVAPVQGTAGYNWSGLYVGFGGGAGGGVHDLTAGGTFALPFGRDGVFGELTVGYDYMVNERFLVGAYADARYGNIGFSLDVPGGSFKSEADYGFDVLARAGYLVTPQTLAYVLGGYSRQHFKISATGVGTFYDWSSNGYVLGLGMETVVHNNWTLKGEYRYSKYASNDLGSGGFISTDPSYHTFHVGLNYRLNGGATDAGFETPAYNWTGFYVGGALGAGSTKDKFGNFFGTGSFNGFGGDGVLGELSAGYDHDFGSWVAGVMVDGRYSGISSEVGSGFGLGFKVSADYGFDVLGRVGMKASESTLAYVLGGYSLQHMKLDVPSGGGGGPLPDWNSSGYSVGGGIESALTDKVAVNLEYRYSHFASKDVGGGTEITPSFQTVRLGLKYKFN
- a CDS encoding DUF1203 domain-containing protein; this translates as MTIQFTALPTENVRALQRGGPDAYGRTPEHKISDGDGVPCRHCLKNVAAGDGYLVLAYRPFPELQPYAETGPVFLHADECERATETEGLPEILGSFDYIVRGYGNDDRIVYGSGGVIPTDEIAARAETLFGRDDIAYVHVRSARNNCYQCRIERA